Proteins encoded within one genomic window of Synechococcus sp. PCC 7335:
- a CDS encoding TetR/AcrR family transcriptional regulator — protein sequence MKFYNRSERKKSAVKSAAILQGAKQEFLANGYAATSMDRVAAAAGVSKATVYSHFQDKTGLFSALVQQMAEEKFRSSSFDIRRENALAGEPRQVLSDLAKDFLNEAACDSQFCEFMRLIIGESGRFPELSEPYIQNVAKPVLDELTRYLSTCSELKLGDPAASARMFIGTLVYFVMLQRMLGAAATMPLESDRVIKTLVDAIAPPAS from the coding sequence GTGAAGTTTTATAATCGCTCGGAACGGAAAAAATCGGCTGTCAAGTCAGCGGCAATTCTGCAAGGAGCCAAGCAAGAATTCTTGGCAAACGGCTATGCGGCGACCAGCATGGACCGGGTCGCGGCGGCGGCGGGCGTTTCAAAGGCGACGGTCTATAGCCATTTTCAAGATAAAACTGGCCTCTTTTCTGCGCTAGTACAGCAGATGGCAGAAGAAAAGTTCCGCTCCTCTTCTTTCGATATTCGCCGTGAAAATGCGTTGGCAGGCGAGCCGAGACAGGTTCTAAGTGATCTAGCTAAGGATTTTTTGAATGAAGCGGCCTGCGATTCTCAATTTTGTGAGTTTATGCGACTCATTATTGGTGAGTCAGGTCGATTCCCAGAGCTATCGGAACCCTATATCCAAAATGTGGCCAAACCGGTCTTGGATGAGCTTACCCGCTACCTGTCTACTTGCAGTGAGCTGAAGCTAGGCGACCCGGCCGCCTCTGCGCGGATGTTTATAGGCACGCTGGTTTACTTTGTCATGCTGCAAAGAATGTTGGGCGCCGCCGCTACGATGCCGCTAGAGAGCGATCGCGTGATTAAAACCCTCGTAGATGCGATCGCACCACCGGCTAGCTGA
- a CDS encoding metal ABC transporter substrate-binding protein: protein MNRPASDKSHFRQRISFLSANFLMLTLAASLWSCAPADRADGSSPSGELVSQSEQAASQAAGQKKVLTTFTILADIAQNVAGEALTVESITRTGEEIHGYEPIPSDIAKAQQADLVLYNGMNLERWFDQFLGSLDDVPAVVLTEGIEPIAIAQGPYADKPNPHAWMSPRNALIYVENIRQAFVELDPDNADTYNLNADAYSRELRAIDATLADSLNSVPSDQRYLVTCEGAFSYLARDYGLEEVYMWPINAEQQSTPKQIKQVIDKVKENEVPTVFCESTVSSEAQEEVAKAADAEFGGNLYVDSLSGEGGPVPTFLDLLEYDAQLIANGLLEGVP, encoded by the coding sequence ATGAACCGTCCGGCTAGCGACAAAAGTCACTTTCGACAGAGGATTAGCTTCCTTAGTGCCAATTTTCTGATGCTGACACTCGCAGCCAGTTTGTGGAGTTGTGCGCCCGCTGACAGAGCAGATGGGTCTAGCCCTAGCGGTGAGCTAGTTTCTCAATCTGAGCAAGCAGCCAGTCAAGCAGCCGGCCAAAAGAAGGTTCTAACGACCTTTACCATCTTGGCAGACATTGCTCAAAACGTAGCTGGAGAAGCGCTTACTGTTGAATCTATCACTCGCACAGGCGAAGAAATTCATGGCTACGAGCCGATTCCGAGTGATATAGCCAAGGCACAGCAAGCAGATCTCGTACTTTACAACGGGATGAACCTAGAGCGCTGGTTTGATCAATTTCTAGGTAGCCTCGATGACGTACCTGCCGTAGTTCTTACTGAGGGGATTGAGCCGATTGCGATCGCCCAAGGGCCCTATGCCGATAAGCCCAATCCGCACGCTTGGATGTCGCCTAGAAACGCACTGATCTATGTAGAAAACATTCGCCAGGCGTTTGTAGAACTCGATCCAGACAACGCCGATACCTATAACCTCAATGCTGACGCCTATAGCCGGGAGCTTAGGGCAATTGACGCGACGTTAGCTGATAGTCTCAATTCGGTCCCTTCGGACCAGAGGTATCTAGTCACTTGTGAGGGTGCATTCTCTTATCTAGCGCGCGACTATGGTCTAGAAGAAGTCTATATGTGGCCTATCAACGCTGAACAACAGTCTACGCCGAAGCAGATTAAGCAGGTTATCGACAAAGTGAAAGAGAACGAGGTACCGACCGTTTTTTGTGAAAGCACTGTGAGCAGTGAGGCCCAAGAGGAAGTTGCCAAGGCCGCTGATGCGGAGTTTGGCGGTAATTTATATGTCGACTCGCTCTCTGGGGAAGGTGGTCCCGTTCCAACATTTCTGGATCTCTTGGAATATGATGCGCAGCTAATTGCGAATGGACTTTTAGAAGGAGTTCCCTAG
- a CDS encoding metal ABC transporter ATP-binding protein, with protein sequence MPDSTTHIQHPSLCPDTYGIAVDNISVTYSNARLALYNASCYVEPGTITGLVGPNGGGKSTLFKSIMGFLSPSQGQVSIDAMSIGKAQKRQLIAYVPQADEVDWNFPISVFDVVMMGRYGYMNLFRIPSRKDRRIVRESLARVGMSEFKDRQIGELSGGQKKRAFLARALAQEGRVILLDEPFTGVDVKTEKSIVTLLMQLRDEGHTILVSTHDLSAISTFCDRVILLNQTILAAGTTAETFTEENLAMTFGGLPLSSLKATSTDQPNLAHHHCNQSHSQPGHPSIQVAQPRSLDS encoded by the coding sequence ATGCCTGATTCGACTACCCACATTCAGCACCCCAGTCTCTGCCCAGATACCTATGGCATTGCTGTAGACAATATCAGCGTCACTTACAGTAACGCCAGACTAGCGCTGTACAATGCCAGCTGCTATGTAGAACCAGGTACTATCACCGGACTTGTAGGCCCTAATGGAGGGGGGAAATCTACTCTCTTTAAGTCCATTATGGGTTTTCTATCGCCGAGTCAGGGGCAGGTGTCTATTGATGCTATGTCAATAGGAAAGGCGCAAAAGCGGCAGCTCATAGCCTATGTACCCCAAGCAGACGAGGTAGATTGGAACTTTCCAATTAGTGTGTTCGATGTGGTGATGATGGGCCGCTATGGCTATATGAATCTCTTTCGCATTCCTAGCCGTAAGGATCGCCGCATCGTCAGAGAGAGCTTAGCACGGGTTGGGATGAGTGAGTTCAAAGACCGTCAGATTGGAGAGCTTTCTGGCGGACAGAAGAAGCGTGCTTTCTTAGCGAGGGCCTTAGCACAGGAGGGAAGAGTAATCTTACTAGACGAGCCATTCACAGGGGTGGACGTCAAGACGGAAAAAAGTATCGTCACTTTGTTAATGCAGCTACGTGACGAGGGCCATACAATTTTGGTCTCTACTCACGACTTGTCTGCTATCTCTACTTTTTGTGATCGCGTTATTCTACTCAATCAAACCATCCTCGCAGCAGGGACTACGGCTGAAACCTTCACCGAAGAAAATCTTGCTATGACCTTTGGAGGCTTGCCACTAAGCAGTCTAAAAGCCACCTCGACCGATCAGCCAAACCTAGCGCATCATCACTGTAACCAATCACATAGCCAGCCAGGACATCCCTCTATTCAAGTAGCCCAGCCCAGGAGCTTGGACTCGTGA